The Benincasa hispida cultivar B227 chromosome 9, ASM972705v1, whole genome shotgun sequence genome has a segment encoding these proteins:
- the LOC120084464 gene encoding receptor-like protein 13: MELKFRVIKWLSLTLLLIIMIVVGDLQVSNGCVEEERMGLLHIKSMFLSYSSSQISEDNPFSSWIGTNCCNWDRVQCDTFGTHVVDLFLSKLLDRYYSMNQIYYLLNVSLFQNFKKLKTLDLTYNGFIDFTKKQGFNKFSSFNKLETLNLSRNHFGNKVLSSLSGLTSLKKLMLNRNSLEGSITLLGLENLRELDLSENALNGTLQMQGVDGFSSLKNLEILNLGQNNLNDSIFSSLRGLKSLRILNLLHNDDLGGIIPTKDIAKLRSLEILDLSGHNYYGGVIPLKDLKNLRVLDLSYNKFNSSLPIQGFCETNSLVELNLRNNQIRGKFSECVGNFTRLKVVDISYNQFSGKIPTTISKLTSMEYLSFHENHFEGTFSFSSLANHSKLWYLKLSGRSNIGNIQVETEEVPEWKPTFQLEILSLPSCNLNDQTTSKIPSFLLSQHKLKYLDLAHNRLLGHFPFWLLQNNYVLEHLDLSNNSLSGPLQISTWNHSLRFLEISSNHFSGQLPTHLGLLLPQVENFNISRNNFEGNLPPSMKQMNMLSSLDVSNNKFSGEVKIFMSNNMPSLAILVLANNNFSGSIEDEWKKKTQLIVLDISKNTISGKIPSWIGSLTLLQYLLMSRNRFAGELPIQICSLFKLKMLDVSQNQLVGEVPSTCFNSSSLVYLYMQNNGFFEAIPQVLLSETSSSLKIIDLSYNNFSGHILKWLNKFRSLRVLLLKGNQLEGPIPTQLCQMRQISIMDLSNNKLNGLIPSCFNNITFGDIKALNFSAFEAIIYFIEDGTIENCRPPRYDGQCLTRPPIIQVQVQFTTKHRSESYKANGLNYMFGLDLSSNQLTGVIPRQIGDFVQIHAINFSYNKLVGPIPKVFSNLKQLESLDLSNNLLSGNIPFELAMLDFLSIFNVSYNNLSGMIPTSPHFTYPESSFYGNPYLCGPYIEHKCSISHFPPIDNQFEPLEEENGVFIDLEAFCWSFAASYIIILLGFVAILYINPQWRQRWFYFIESCYYYFCKCT, translated from the exons ATGGAGTTGAAGTTTAGGGTGATCAAATGGTTATCACTAACATTATTGTTAATAATAATGATTGTTGTGGGTGATTTACAGGTATCTAATGGGTGTGTCGAGGAAGAAAGAATGGGTCTGTTACATATCAAGTCCAtgtttttatcctatagttccTCTCAAATCTCCGAGGataatccattttcttcatGGATTGGAACTAATTGTTGCAATTGGGATAGAGTTCAATGTGACACTTTTGGCACCCATGTGGTGGATCTCTTCCTCTCCAAGTTGTTGGATAGATATTATTCgatgaatcaaatttattatttgCTCAATGTTtcactatttcaaaattttaaaaaattgaaaactctCGACTTAACTTATAATGGATTCATTGATTTTACTAAAAAACAAG GATTCAACAAATTTTCAAGCTTCAACAAATTAGAGACCTTAAATCTTTCTAGAAATCATTTTGGAAATAAAGTTCTTTCATCTTTGAGTGGACTTACATCGTTGAAGAAGTTGATGCTTAATAGAAATAGCTTGGAAGGGTCTATCACTTTACTTG GTTTGGAAAACTTGAGAGAATTAGATCTAAGTGAAAATGCATTGAATGGCACACTACAAATGCAAG GAGTGGATGGTTTTTCAAGTTTGAAAAACTTGGAGATTCTAAATCTTGGACAAAATAATCTCAACGATAGTATTTTTTCATCATTGAGAGGCCTTAAATCATTAAGGATTTTGAATCTTCTTCATAATGATGATCTAGGAGGAATTATTCCTACAAAAG ATATTGCAAAATTAAGAAGTTTAGAAATCTTAGATCTTTCCGGCCACAACTATTATGGTGGAGTAATACCCTTAAAAG ATTTGAAGAACTTAAGAGTGTTGGATCTATCATATAATAAATTCAATAGCTCACTACCAATACAAG GATTTTGTGAAACAAACAGTTTAGTTGAGTTGAATCTTAGAAATAATCAAATCAGAGGAAAATTTTCAGAATGTGTTGGAAACTTCACTAGACTTAAGGTAGTTGATATCTCATACAATCAATTCAGTGGAAAAATTCCAACCACCATTTCCAAACTCACATCAATGGAGTACTTATCTTTTCATGAAAATCACTTTGAAGGCACTTTCTCATTCTCCTCCTTAGCTAACCACTCCAAGCTTTGGTATTTGAAGCTATCAGGAAGAAGTAATATAGGAAACATTCAAGTGGAAACTGAAGAAGTACCTGAATGGAAGCCTACATTTCAGTTGGAAATTCTGTCACTGCCTAGTTGTAACCTCAATGACCAAACTACATCAAAAATCCCAAGTTTCTTACTCTCACAACATAAGTTGAAATACCTTGATCTTGCTCATAATCGCTTACTTGGACATTTTCCTTTCTGGTTGTTACAGAATAACTATGTGTTGGAGCACTTGGATTTGAGTAACAACTCACTTAGTGGACCACTTCAAATCTCCACTTGGAACCATAGTTTGAGGTTTTTGGAAATTTCAAGTAATCATTTCAGTGGTCAGTTGCCAACCCACTTGGGTCTCCTTCTTCCACAAGTTGAGAACTTCAATATTTCAAGAAATAATTTTGAAGGCAATCTTCCTCCATCtatgaaacaaatgaatatgCTAAGTTCGTTGGATGTATCAAACAACAAATTTTCTGGAGAAGTGAAAATTTTTATGTCCAACAACATGCCTTCACTAGCAATCTTGGTTCTAGCAAACAACAACTTTAGTGGAAGCATTGAGgatgaatggaaaaaaaaaacacagttGATTGTATTGGACATATCAAAAAATACGATATCGGGCAAAATTCCTAGTTGGATCGGTAGTTTAACGTTACTTCAATATCTCCTAATGTCAAGAAATCGTTTTGCAGGTGAACTTCCAATACAAATTTGCTCCCTTTTTAAACTTAAAATGTTGGATGTCTCTCAAAATCAACTAGTTGGTGAAGTGCCCTCCACTTGCTTTAATTCTTCATCATTGGTTTACTTATACATGCAAAATAATGGGTTCTTCGAAGCTATTCCACAGGTATTATTGTCCGAAACCAGCTCAAGTTTAAAAATTATTGATCTCAGCTACAACAACTTTTCTGGACATATTCTTAAATGGCTCAATAAATTTAGAAGCTTGCGGGTTCTTCTGTTGAAAGGGAATCAGTTAGAAGGTCCAATTCCAACACAATTATGTCAAATGAGACAAATAAGTATTATGGATCTTTCCAACAATAAACTCAATGGATTAATACCTTCATGCTTCAATAATATAACATTTGGAGATATAAAAGCTCTAAATTTTAGTGCTTTTGAGGCCATTATTTATTTCATTGAAGATGGAACTATTGAAAATTGTAGGCCCCCCCGATACGACGGACAATGTTTAACACGTCCACCAATAATACAAGTGCAAGTGCAGTTTACTACAAAACATAGGTCTGAGAGTTACAAAGCGAATGGTTTAAACTATATGTTTGGACTTGATTTATCAAGTAATCAGCTAACAGGTGTTATTCCACGACAAATTGGGGACTTCGTACAGATTCATGCCATAAATTTCTCTTACAATAAGTTGGTAGGACCAATACCAAAAGTATTCTCAAATCTTAAACAATTGGAGAGCTTGGATCTTTCCAATAACTTATTGAGTGGAAATATTCCTTTTGAACTTGCTATGCTCGACTTTCTTTCTATCTTCAACGTGTCATACAATAATCTATCAGGTATGATCCCAACATCACCACACTTCACATATCCTGAGAGTAGTTTTTATGGTAATCCTTATCTTTGTGGACCATATATTGAACATAAATGTTCAATAAGCCATTTTCCCCCGATAGACAACCAATTTGAACCgttggaagaagaaaatggaGTATTCATTGATTTAGAAGCATTTTGTTGGAGCTTTGCGGCCTCCTATATCATAATACTGTTGGGTTTTGTAGCGATTTTGTACATAAACCCACAATGGCGTCAGAGatggttttattttattgaatcttgctattattatttttgcaaGTGTACCTAA